A single Pan troglodytes isolate AG18354 chromosome X, NHGRI_mPanTro3-v2.0_pri, whole genome shotgun sequence DNA region contains:
- the PLXNB3 gene encoding plexin-B3 isoform X2 — MSPSLCAPSVSLSPLTLSHSPSLCLPPSLALSTLASVHPTFHLPLVLYLPCAPTALTCALSQAPVMARWPPFGLCLLLLLLSPPPLPLTGAHRFSAPNTTLNHLALAPGRGTLYVGAVNRLFQLSPELQLEAVAVTGPVIDSPDCVPFRDPAECPQAQLTDNANQLLLVSSRAQELVACGQVRQGVCETRRLGDVAEVLYQAEDPGDGQFVAANTPGVATVGLVVPLPGRDLLLVARGLAGKLSAGVPPLAIRQLAGSQPFSSEGLGRLVVGDFSDYNNSYVGAFADARSAYFVFRRRGARAQAEYRSYVARVCLGDTNLYSYVEVPLACQGQGLIQAAFLAPGTLLGVFAAGPRGTQAALCAFPMVELGASMEQARRLCYTAGGRGPSGAEEATVEYGVTSRCVTLPLDSPESYPCGDEHTPSPIAGRQPLEVQPLLKLGQPVSAVAALQADGHMIAFLGDTQGQLHKVFLHGSQGQVYHSQQVGPPGSAISPDLLLDSSGSHLYVLTAHQVDRIPVAACPQFPDCASCLQAQDPLCGWCVLQGRCTRKGQCGRAGQLNQWLWSYEEDSHCLHIQSLLPGHHPRQEQGQVTLSVPRLPILDADEYFHCAFGDYDSLAHVEGPHVACVTPPQDQVPLNPPGTDHVTVPLALMFEDVTVAVTNFSFYDCSAVQALEAAAPCRACVGSIWRCHWCPQSSHCVYGEHCPEGERTIYSAQEVDIQVRGPGACPQVEGLAGPHLVPVGWESHLALRVRNLQHFRGLPASFHCWLELPGELRGLPATLEETAGDSGLIHCQAHQFYPSMSQRELPVPIYVTQGEAQRLDNTHALYVILYDCAMGHPDCSHCQAANRSLGCLWCADGQPACRYGPLCPPGAVELLCPAPSIDAVEPLTGPPEGGLALTILGSNLGRAFADVQYAVSVASRPCNPEPSLYRTSARIVCVTSPAPNGTTGPVRVAIKSQPPGISSQHFTYQDPVLLSLSPRWGPQAGGTQLTIRGQHLQTGGNTSAFVGGQPCPILEPVCPEAIVCRTRPQAVPGEAAVLVVFGHAQRTLLASPFRYTANPRLVAAEPSASFRGGGRLIRVRGTGLDVVQRPLLSVWLEADAEVQASRAQPQDPQPRRSCGAPAADPQACIQLGGGLLQCSTVCSVNSSSLLLCRSPAVPDRARPQRVFFTLDNVQVDFASASGGQGFLYQPNPRLAPLSREGPARPYRLKPGHVLDVEGEGLNLGISKEEVRVHIGRGECLVKTLTRTHLYCEPPAHAPQPANGSGLPQFVVQMGNVQLALGPVQYEAEPPLSAFPVEAQAGVGMGAAVLIAAVLLLTLMYRHKSKQALRDYQKVLVQLESLETGVGDQCRKEFTDLMTEMTDLSSDLEGSGIPFLDYRTYAERAFFPGHGGCPLQPKPEGPGEDGHCATVRQGLTQLSNLLNSKLFLLTLIHTLEEQPSFSQRDRCHVASLLSLALHGKLEYLTDIMRTLLGDLAAHYVHRNPKLMLRRTETMVEKLLTNWLSICLYAFLREVAGEPLYMLFRAIQYQVDKGPVDAVTGKAKRTLNDSRLLREDVEFQPLTLMVLVGPGAGGAAGSSETQRVPARVLDTDTITQVKEKVLDQVYKGTPFSQRPSVHALDLEWRSGLAGHLTLSDEDLTSVTQNHWKRLNTLQHYKVPDGATVGLVPQLHRGSTISQSLAQRCPLGENIPTLEDGEEGGVCLWHLVKATEEPEGAKVRCSSLREREPARAKAIPEIYLTRLLSMKGTLQKFVDDTFQAILSVNRPIPIAVKYLFDLLDELAEKHGIEDPGTLHIWKTNSLLLRFWVNALKNPQLIFDVRVSDNVDAILAVIAQTFIDSCTTSEHKVGRDSPVNKLLYAREIPRYKQMVERYYADIRQSSPASYQEMNSALAELSGNYTSAPHCLEALQELYNHIHRYYDQAGVQWHNLGSLQPLFPGVQAILLPQPPE, encoded by the exons ATGTCCCCCTCTCTCTGTGCCCCCTCTGTCTCCTTGTCTCCGCTCACTCTCTCTCATTCTccatctctctgcctccctccctccctggccctgAGCACCCTGGCCTCTGTCCaccccaccttccaccttcctctGGTCCTCTATCTGCCTTGCGCTCCCACTGCCCTGACCTGTGCCCTCTCACAGGCCCCCGTGATGGCTCGCTGGCCTCCCTtcggcctctgcctcctcctgctgctgctgtccCCACCGCCACTGCCCTTGACAGGGGCCCATCGCTTCTCCGCACCTAATACCACTCTCAACCACTTGGCACTGGCACCTGGCCGAGGCACACTCTATGTCGGCGCAGTGAACCGCCTCTTCCAGCTCAGCCCCGAGCTGCAGCTCGAGGCCGTGGCTGTCACTGGCCCTGTAATCGACAGCCCTGACTGCGTGCCCTTCCGTGACCCAGCCGAGTGCCCACAGGCCCAGCTCACTGACAATGCCAACCAGCTGCTGCTGGTGAGCAGCCGCGCCCAGGAGCTGGTGGCCTGTGGGCAGGTGCGGCAGGGCGTGTGTGAGACACGGCGCCTTGGGGATGTGGCCGAGGTGCTGTACCAGGCTGAGGACCCTGGTGACGGGCAGTTTGTGGCTGCCAATACCCCGGGAGTGGCAACGGTGGGGCTGGTGGTGCCCTTGCCCGGCCGGGACCTCCTGCTTGTGGCCAGAGGGCTGGCGGGCAAGCTGTCGGCAGGGGTGCCACCCCTGGCCATCCGCCAGCTGGCCGGGTCTCAGCCCTTCTCCAGCGAGGGCCTGGGCCGCCTGGTGGTGGGCGACTTCTCCGACTACAACAACAGCTACGTCGGGGCCTTTGCCGACGCCCGCTCCGCCTACTTTGTGTTCCGCCGCCGCGGGGCCCGGGCCCAGGCTGAGTACCGCTCCTACGTGGCCCGCGTCTGCCTGGGGGACACCAACCTGTACTCCTACGTGGAGGTCCCCCTCGCCTGCCAGGGCCAGGGCCTTATCCAGGCCGCCTTCCTTGCCCCGGGCACCTTGCTAGGGGTGTTTGCCGCGGGCCCAAGGGGCACCCAGGCGGCGCTCTGTGCCTTCCCCATGGTGGAGCTGGGTGCCAGCATGGAGCAGGCCCGGAGACTCTGCTACACGGCGGGCGGCCGGGGCCCCAGCGGCGCAGAGGAAGCCACCGTGGAGTACGGCGTCACGTCGCGCTGCGTCACCCTGCCCCTT GACTCCCCCGAGTCGTACCCCTGTGGCGACGAGCACACCCCCAGCCCCATTGCTGGCCGCCAGCCCCTGGAGGTCCAGCCTCTGCTGAAGCTCGGGCAGCCGGTCAGCGCCGTGGCAGCTCTCCAGGCAGATGGGCACATGATAGCCTTCCTGGGGGACACCCAGGGCCAGCTGCACAAG GTCTTTCTCCACGGCTCCCAGGGCCAGGTTTACCACTCCCAGCAAGTGGGGCCTCCAGGCTCAGCCATCAGCCCAGACCTGCTGCTGGACAGCAGTGGCAGTCACCTCTATGTCCTGACTGCCCACCAG GTGGACCGGATACCTGTGGCAGCCTGCCCCCAGTTCCCTGACTGTGCcagctgcctccaggcccaggaCCCGCTGTGTGGCTGGTGTGTCCTCCAGGGCAG GTGTACCCGGAAGGGCCAGTGCGGGCGGGCGGGCCAGCTGAACCAGTGGCTGTGGAGTTATGAGGAGGACAGCCACTGCCTGCACATCCAGAGCCTGCTGCCGGGCCACCACCCCCGCCAGGAGCAGGGCCAG GTCACTTTGTCTGTCCCCCGGCTGCCCATCCTGGATGCAGATGAATACTTCCATTGTGCGTTCGGGGACTATGACAGCTTGGCTCATGTGGAAGGGCCCCACGTGGCCTGTGTCACCCCTCCCCAAGACCAGGTGCCACTTAACCCTCCAGGCACAG ACCACGTCACTGTGCCCCTGGCCCTGATGTTCGAGGACGTGACTGTGGCTGTCACCAACTTCTCCTTTTATGACTGCAGTGCCGTCCAGGCCTTGGAGGCGGCTGCCCC GTGTCGCGCTTGCGTGGGCAGCATCTGGCGGTGTCACTGGTGCCCACAGAGTAGCCACTGCGTGTACGGAGAGCACTGCCCAGAGGGCGAGAGGACCATCTACAGCGCCCAGGAG GTGGACATCCAGGTCCGTGGCCCAGGGGCTTGCCCACAGGTCGAAGGCCTGGCAGGTCCCCACCTGGTGCCTGTGGGCTGGGAGAGCCATTTGGCCCTACGCGTGCGGAACCTTCAACATTTCCGA GGCCTGCCTGCCTCCTTCCACTGCTGGCTGGAGCTGCCTGGAGAACTTCGGGGACTGCCGGCCACCCTGGAGGAGACAGCAGGGGATTCAGGCCTCATCCACTGCCAGGCCCACCAG TTTTATCCCTCCATGTCCCAGCGGGAGCTCCCAGTGCCCATCTACGTCACCCAGGGCGAGGCCCAGAGGCTGGACAACACCCATGCTCTTTATG TGATCCTGTACGACTGCGCCATGGGCCACCCGGACTGCAGCCACTGCCAAGCGGCCAACAGGAGCCTGGGCTGCCTGTGGTGTGCTGACGGCCAGCCTGCCTGTCGCTATGGGCCCTTGTGCCCGCCGGGGGCTGTGGAGCTGCTGTGTCCTGCGCCCAGCATTGATGCA GTCGAGCCCCTGACCGGTCCCCCTGAGGGAGGCTTGGCCCTCACCATCCTGGGCTCCAACCTGGGCCGGGCCTTCGCCGATGTGCAGTATGCCGTGAGCGTGGCCAGCCGGCCCTGCAACCCTGAGCCCTCTCTCTACCGCACGTCGGCCCG GATTGTGTGTGTGACATCTCCTGCCCCCAATGGCACCACTGGGCCCGTCCGGGTGGCCATTAAGAGCCAACCACCAGGCATCTCAAGCCAGCACTTCACCTACCAG GACCCTGTCCTGCTGAGCCTGAGTCCTCGCTGGGGCCCCCAGGCAGGGGGCACCCAGCTCACCATCCGAGGTCAGCACCTCCAGACAGGTGGCAACACCAGTGCCTTCGTGGGTGGCCAACCCTGTCCCAT CCTGGAGCCAGTGTGTCCGGAGGCCATTGTGTGCCGCACCAGGCCCCAGGCTGTCCCAGGAGAAGCAGCGGTCCTTGTGGTCTTTGGCCATGCCCAGCGCACACTGCTCGCCAGCCCCTTCCGCTACACCGCCAACCCCCGGCTCGTAGCGGCGGAGCCCAGTGCCAGCTTCCGGGG GGGTGGGCGACTGATCCGTGTCAGGGGCACCGGCCTAGACGTGGTGCAGCGGCCCCTACTGTCTGTGTGGCTGGAGGCTGACGCAGAGGTGCAGGCTTCCAGGGCCCAGCCCCAGGACCCACAGCCAAGGAGGAGCTGTGGAGCCCCTGCTGCGGACCCCCAGGCTTGTATCCAGCTCGGTGGGGGGCTGCTGCAG TGCTCCACCGTCTGCTCCGTCAACTCGTCCAGCCTCCTCCTGTGCCGGAGCCCTGCTGTACCAGACAGGGCCCGCCCGCAGCGGGTCTTCTTCACCCTAGACAACGTGCAAGTGGACTTCGCCAGTGCCAGTGGGGGCCAGGGCTTCCTGTACCAGCCCAACCCCCGCCTGGCACCCCTCAGCCGTGAGGGGCCTGCCCGCCCCTACCGCCTCAAGCCAGGCCATGTCCTGGATGTGGAG GGCGAGGGCCTCAACCTGGGCATCAGCAAGGAGGAGGTGCGCGTGCACATCGGCCGCGGTGAGTGCCTGGTGAAGACGCTCACGCGCACCCACCTGTACTGCGAGCCGCCTGCGCACGCCCCGCAGCCTGCCAATGGCTCCGGCCTGCCACAGTTCGTG GTGCAGATGGGCAATGTGCAGCTGGCCCTGGGCCCTGTGCAGTACGAGGCTGAACCCCCGCTGTCTGCCTTTCCcgtggaggcccaggcaggcgtgGGCATGGGTGCTGCAGTGCTGATTGCCGCCGTGCTCCTCCTCACCCTCATGTACAG GCACAAGAGCAAGCAGGCCCTGCGGGACTACCAGAAGGTGCTAGTGCAGCTGGAGAGCCTGGAGACCGGCGTGGGAGACCAGTGCCGCAAGGAGTTCACAG ACCTCATGACGGAGATGACCGACCTCAGCAGCGACCTGGAGGGCAGCGGGATCCCCTTCCTGGACTACCGCACCTATGCCGAGCGCGCCTTCTTCCCTGGCCATGGCGGTTGCCCGCTGCAGCCCAAGCCTGAGGGGCCAGGGGAGGACGGCCACTGTGCCACTGTGCGCCAGGGCCTCACGCAGCTCTCCAACCTGCTCAACAGCAAGCTCTTCCTCCTCACG CTCATCCACACCCTGGAGGAGCAGCCCAGCTTTTCCCAGAGGGATCGCTGCCATGTGGCTTCGCTGCTGTCGCTAGCGCTACACGGCAAGCTGGAGTACCTGACGGACATCATGAGGACCCTGCTGGGTGACCTGGCGGCCCATTACGTGCACAGGAACCCCAAGCTCATGCTACGCAG GACAGAGACCATGGTGGAGAAACTGCTCACCAACTGGCTGTCCATCTGCCTGTACGCCTTCCTGAGG GAGGTGGCTGGTGAACCACTGTACATGCTCTTCCGGGCCATCCAGTACCAGGTGGACAAAGGCCCCGTGGACGCCGTGACAGGCAAGGCCAAACGGACCCTGAATGATAGCCGCTTGCTGCGGGAGGACGTGGAGTTCCAGCCCCTGACGCTGATGGTGCTGGTGGGGCCCGGGGCTGGCGGGGCCGCAGGCAGCAGCGAGACGCAGCGCGTGCCAGCCCGGGTGCTCGACACGGACACCATCACCCAGGTCAAGGAGAAGGTGTTGGACCAAGTCTACAAGGGCACCCCCTTCTCCCAGAGGCCCTCAGTGCATGCCCTAGACCTTG AGTGGCGCTCAGGCCTGGCTGGTCACCTGACCCTATCGGATGAAGACTTGACCTCCGTGACCCAAAACCACTGGAAGAGACTCAACACCTTGCAACACTACAAG GTCCCAGATGGAGCAACAGTGGGGCTCGTCCCTCAGCTGCACCGTGGCAGCACCATCTCCCAGAGCCTGGCCCAGAGGTGCCCCTTGGGAGAGA ACATACCCACGCTGGAGGATGGCGAGGAGGGGGGGGTGTGCCTCTGGCACCTGGTGAAAGCCACCGAGGAGCCAGAAGGGGCCAAGGTGCGGTGCAGCAGCCTGCGGGAGCGCGAGCCAGCAAGGGCCAAGGCCATTCCGGAAATCTACCTCACCCGTCTGCTGTCCATGAAG GGCACGCTGCAGAAGTTTGTGGACGACACCTTCCAGGCCATTCTCAGTGTGAACCGGCCCATCCCCATCGCCGTCAAGTACCTGTTTGACCTTCTGGATGAGCTAGCAGAGAAGCACGGCATCGAGGACCCAGGGACCCTGCACATCTGGAAGACCAACAG TCTGCTGCTGCGGTTCTGGGTGAATGCCTTGAAGAACCCACAGCTCATCTTTGATGTACGGGTGTCGGACAATGTGGACGCCATCCTTGCTGTCATCGCCCAGACCTTCATTGACTCCTGTACCACCTCGGAGCATAAAGTGGGCCGG GATTCCCCAGTGAACAAACTGCTCTACGCCCGGGAGATCCCACGCTACAAGCAGATGGTGGAGAG ATACTATGCGGACATTCGCCAGAGCTCTCCGGCGAGCTACCAGGAGATGAACTCTGCTTTGGCTGAGCTCTCCGGG AACTACACTTCTGCTCCCCACTGTCTGGAGGCTCTGCAAGAACTCTACAACCACATCCACAGGTACTATGATCAG gctggagtgcagtggcacaatctcggctcactgcaacctctgtttcccggagttcaagcaattctcctgcctcagcctcccgagtag